A region from the Acinonyx jubatus isolate Ajub_Pintada_27869175 chromosome C2, VMU_Ajub_asm_v1.0, whole genome shotgun sequence genome encodes:
- the LOC106977848 gene encoding keratin-associated protein 7-1 yields MTRFFCCGSYFPGYPCYGTNFHRTFRATPLNCVVPLGSPLNYGYGCNGYGSLGYSFGGSNMYNRGCCYGGSCCRPWGSNSGFGYSTY; encoded by the coding sequence ATGACTCGTTTCTTCTGCTGTGGAAGCTACTTCCCAGGCTATCCTTGCTATGGAACCAACTTCCATAGGACCTTCAGAGCCACCCCCCTGAACTGCGTCGTGCCCCTGGGCTCTCCCCTGAACTATGGTTACGGATGCAATGGCTACGGCTCCCTAGGCTATAGCTTTGGCGGTAGCAACATGTACAACAGGGGCTGTTGCTACGGTGGCAGCTGCTGCAGGCCGTGGGGCTCTAACTCTGGCTTCGGCTACAGCACGTACTGA